AGGATCTTGCTGGCTTCGCTGCGCTCGGCGTCATAGCTGGAGAGGTAACGGCTGGCCACGGCGCTATCAATCGTCGAGAGCGGCACACCCAGATCCAGCGCGGCTTGCGAAGTCCACTTGCCGGTCCCTTTTTGCCGGGCAACATCGCGGACCATATCCAGCAGGCGATTGCCGGTCTTGTCGTCCACCTTCAGGAAGACGTCGGCCGTGATTTCGACCAGGAACGACGCGAGTTCGCCTTGGTTCCACGCCTTGAACGCAGCGTGCATTTCGTCGTTGGTCAGACCGATGACTTGCCGCATGACATCATACGTTTCGGCGATCATTTGCATAATGGCGTATTCGATGCCATTGTGCACCATCTTCACGTAGTGGCCGGCGGCTCCGGTCCCCATGTAATCGACGCACGGTTCGCCGTTGACCTTGGCGGAGATCGCTTCCAGGATCGGCTTGACGCGTTCGTAGGCTTGGCGATCACCACCGGGCATGATGCTGGGGCCGTAGCGGGCACCAGATTCCCCGCCAGAGACGCCCATTCCGAAGAAGTGAATTCCCTTGGCTTTGAGTTCTTCGAATCGGCGGTTGGTATCGTTGAAGTGGCTGTTCCCGCCGTCGATAATCAGGTCGCCCGGTTCGATGAGCGGGAGCAGTTGTTGAATGACGGCATCAACGGCCGCGCCGGCTTGCACCAGCAGAATCATGGCACGGGGTTTCTTGATGACTTCGACAAACGCTTTCATGTCGCTGGTGCCGAAGACCGTGCGGCCTTTGCCTTCTTCCAAAAAGGCCGCAACTTTGGACGGATCGCGATTAAATCCCGCGCTGGCAAAGCCATGATCGGCAATGTTCAGCAGCAGATTCCGCCCCATGACACCCAGTCC
This DNA window, taken from Tuwongella immobilis, encodes the following:
- the gndA gene encoding NADP-dependent phosphogluconate dehydrogenase; translation: MSQQYDIGLIGLGVMGRNLLLNIADHGFASAGFNRDPSKVAAFLEEGKGRTVFGTSDMKAFVEVIKKPRAMILLVQAGAAVDAVIQQLLPLIEPGDLIIDGGNSHFNDTNRRFEELKAKGIHFFGMGVSGGESGARYGPSIMPGGDRQAYERVKPILEAISAKVNGEPCVDYMGTGAAGHYVKMVHNGIEYAIMQMIAETYDVMRQVIGLTNDEMHAAFKAWNQGELASFLVEITADVFLKVDDKTGNRLLDMVRDVARQKGTGKWTSQAALDLGVPLSTIDSAVASRYLSSYDAERSEASKILTGPSPMPFTGDKQAAVQLLHDAFHVGMIVAYAQGMAMLHQADKAAGFGLNMEAVARIWRGGCIIRSKLLEDMRKAYSANNGLPNLLLDPTIGGLVSRKVPALRTILKHAIDAGIGAPALGTALAYFDNYRSNRLPLNIIQAQRDYFGAHTYERIDMPGTFHSSWTPE